The sequence TAGCGGCATTCACGTGGACCTGCGGCAGCAAGTAATGAGGTGTGCGGGCACGCAGGCAATCCTCTGTTCATTCTGGCCCAGTTGCAAGGACGATAGAAAAGTAGGGACCCATGGAACTATGTCGGAGGGAGGGGGGATGGGGGGGAGGGGGATACTCGCGTCGATTGGGAGTAAGAGATGGCTATGGCATGGGTCGGGCAAGATAGGGTGGTGTATAATGTGTCCAGAAAGAAGAACGGGCATGAAGAGGAAGTCATTTGATGGACTTTCAATTTGAAGTAGGCCCGATTTGTCGAGATATGCATCCAAATATGAGCCCCAAATCTGCGCTAGATATTGGCTGGTGAGGTCTGGTTGGATGATGATTTTGTGACCAGACAATGACGAGTCAGACATGTTCAGGGAGGGTTTGAGggtctggttgtagatgctcttagaccGAGGTAGCCAACGGCATCCACATCCAAAGCACCAAGAATCACAAATTATGCCTCTCGTTTTTTTTCATTGCAATTTCCTGGAGACAAGAAATGCAGGTTTTCCGATCTAAATTTTGGGGAAATCTCAAGCAGGAACTTATCGCCGACGCTTTGGTTTCACTACCAGAGATTGCACATTTCAAGTTTCGCCCAGAGACTCTTTTATTTTTGATAAATCAGTTCTATGCTCGTATGATTGCTGCGCTTGGAACACTTCCACCGACTTTTCAGCTCAATAACAGGCGAGTTTTTTTTCTGCTTAGCATGTTTCTTCAACATGCATGACTACGGTACATCCACCAAACAAGCATAATAACAGTCACGTCTAACACAAATGTGATACATTTCCTGGGTACATGCCACATCCTTCAGACTGTGCAACGGCATTCAGGGTAACTGGGCAATAGTCGGAACCAGAGCTCCACATAGCAGACCTTACTTGCACCTTGGGAAATGGGTGTTATTAACATACCCTCCCGACATCGCAGTTTGAACATTTCTCTGGAACTTCTGTGGGTTGTCTCGGAGGACGGCCGCGGCTTCATGATTCAAGGGGTCCTCGTCATTGGGTTGCTGCAGAAAAGAAGATGGTTAATGGCCAAGTACATGATAATACAGAAGGCAAACAGTGACTTGCCTTTCCTCACGAAAAATACATGCAACTCCGGCATTTTACATTTTGAATGGAAAACCAGCAGGTGGAACAGTTTTGAATATGATACTTACTGAGAAAAGAAGGTTTAAACCATATATTATGGTGTTGATGTTCAAGACAGGCTTCCAGTCTTCACGCAGAATGTTCAGGCAGACATTTCCTTCTAGGTCAATATTAGGATGGTAAACCTGAAAGTTACTACATTAGCAATAACCAACTTATGATGATGATTAACAGGAGTCAGATTGTGTTACCTTAGTCTTGCACTTGACCTTCGGAGCCTCGTGAGGGTAGGAAGGAGATACTTGGAAGGTGAAAGTAAATGCCCCACCTCTAAGAAACAAGACATATCATGGATATATTAGAATAATTGACTTATGTTGTTTCTATGAACTGGTAAGGTTACAAAAACAAGAttcttcgtcaattatgaaggggccAACAAAAATAGAGTTTTCTCCTCATTAAGAAAATCAATGCTGTACTGAAAGACGAGATACAATGTCCAAGGAGGAGAAACATGAATGAGTGTAACTGATGAAAACTATAATAAAGAAACTAATGTAATAATAGCTGGCAACTACTCATATTTCTATAAAAGTTCTATGGGATAATCCTTCCTCATGCTATGTCCAGACATATTTGAAGAAATGTGATGTAACAGTGCAATAATTTTTAAACGATTCAAAATCAAAATTAACTAATAAACATGACTAAACATTGAAAAGATACTTACACATAGTATCCTTCGTCAGGTCGTAGAGTGGCTTCAAAGTTCATGAGATCATCCTTTCCATTTGGGAAGGAAATTTTAGTTGTCTTTGGAAGGTTAAGCTCAGCAATATCTGCAAGTTAAAATGAAAACTGTCACCAAGATCCATGCTCTGAATACTATCAAAATAGAAATAAACTAATATTCATCATGTGCATACTGCATAAATCTGGAAGACAAGAATAGATAAGCGGATGTTAAAATTTTAAACAACATTTAGATTGACAACACATGTCTGAACAATAGAAGAATCTATCGCTGTTCAATTTTTTAGTATGGTAGGATTTCCAATGTGAATCCTCATAATTCATGAAATATCTAGAGTCTAACTTAAGTTGAAATAGTGAATTCGGGATTCAACCCTGGATATCAGATATCATGGAGTTCATTATTACCACATATAAGAACTAAGCTATtagagtggtcaacatggtcgtCCGGGTGACAACTATATGAAGCCAATCTCATCCACAACAGCAGCTAATGATTATACCCAATGTGCAAAGATCAAAAGGGAGATAGATGGGCCACTAATACCATGGAGCATACCCCCATACTCAGCGTACTGCCTCACTCAAGTATGCACCCTCTCCTCATACCTAGTGACCACTGCCACTCTGCCACCACCCTCCCGTGCCCTAGTGCCCTACTAACCCCTACTTCCACCATGTTGGCTCCCCCATCCTTTCCTCCACATCCCTCTCATGCCCCATCACCCTTCACCCTGCTTATGCTGTTGCTCTGCCTCGTCCTCAAGCTGAGGTAAGCGGCATCAAGATGAGACTGACTATGactttatgagtataaggcaactCTGTCATAACCAAATCCAGCGGCAAAGAAAACATCGTGGTTCAGTTTAACACACATGCACCCCTTATTCTCATGCTTCACCACTGGGTCACTTTATATCTTTCCAGGCCAGACAAGGGTCCAATGGCGTGTCTTCTCTGAACCAGAATGGCTAGGTAGCACGTCTGTGTTGACTGTGCGACAATGTGAGAACTATTTCCATCATGCAAgtcaaacaaaacaaaaacaaacatatATCATAATCATTGGTATACAGATTTCCTAATTTGTCACACACATGAAGCATGGCCCATGCAAAAGTTGGTCATAACCGGTACAAGTCAGCCAATATGGTTAGCAGTAAAGCCTACTCCCTCCGTCgcaaattatttgaagttctagctTTGTTCAAGTTAAACTTCTCTATATTTGACCAAGTCTATAAAAAAGTGCTAATATCTACCGCATCAAATATATATATagtacaaaaatatattttatgatgaatctaatgaagctaatttggtgttgtagatgttgatatatttttcttaGACTTGGTCAAACTTGGAGAAATTTGACTTAGCACAAAGCTAAAACTTAAAATAagttggaacggatggagtatatagCAAGGTACACAACATATACGCCAGTATTCAAACCGATATAACCCTTATTTGTTCTTTTTCACAAGCGAATTGATTCTTATTACATAACAAAAGGGGAATGCATATGAtttccacaaaacataaatgcaacaAATTGGTTAAGAGCAATAGTTCATTTGCCAATAACAGATGAAAAACAAAAAGGACAGCATACTTGCAGAGAGGTGTGGACGCACAAGATTGCAAGATCAGCTTAGCCCTAATCAATACACATTGTATAATGTACATCATGTCAGTGTGGCTCTGTTCAGCGTTGTGGTGGATTATGGTGATACCGTTTAATTGACCCTTGGCTAGTTGTTTTGTTTTATCTCAGCTATTACGTTGAAATCTGATAGTATACTTTTGTTGTACAAGAACATATGAGATAAACTAGAGAGGGCAACCATTGAATAACAGACATTATTCAAATTATAATCTGATTAATCAAACAGAACAATACACTTTTCACAGCAGCTTGGAAAATAAGCACAAAAGCGTCATACTCAACCGATATCAAGTGAGAGTAACATAACATCAAATCCCTTCCGGGGAAACAAACCTTTATGCAGACGTAATTCCCCAGGACTTTGCTTCTTGACAGGAGGCCCCCCTTTTGAGTTGGCTGCCTCTTCGTTCTTCTGCCCCTTGATCTTGAAAAGGTTTATCATCTTTGATCCTTGTGCACGGGGCACCTATGTGGGGTGGATCCGTGCGGATCGGGACGAGGAACGACGCTACACGGGGCCCTTCCTTCGTTCTGCGGCTGCAGAGAGAGATGCGTCAGAGAGATTGAATTGCTGACGAGGAACAGCG comes from Triticum aestivum cultivar Chinese Spring chromosome 5B, IWGSC CS RefSeq v2.1, whole genome shotgun sequence and encodes:
- the LOC123111708 gene encoding NEDD8-conjugating enzyme Ubc12, with the protein product MINLFKIKGQKNEEAANSKGGPPVKKQSPGELRLHKDIAELNLPKTTKISFPNGKDDLMNFEATLRPDEGYYVGGAFTFTFQVSPSYPHEAPKVKCKTKVYHPNIDLEGNVCLNILREDWKPVLNINTIIYGLNLLFSQPNDEDPLNHEAAAVLRDNPQKFQRNVQTAMSGGYVNNTHFPRCK